Genomic window (Synechococcales cyanobacterium T60_A2020_003):
TTTTTGCGATAGCCTCTCAGGCTATCTAGATAGAGTTTAAGGTGGGGAGAGGCGGTTTCAAAATCGGGGAGTTTTAGCTGCGTAAAGAGACCCTCTAACACCTCAAGGGGCTTTGATTCCAAGTCTTCAAAGCGAATTTCGGCAAATTGATTAGGCGATAGATCAAGAGTGTCTGTTTTGAGTCTCTCCATCAGATAGGGATAGCTCTCTAGAATCAAGGCATCAATCGGTAATTGTTCGCAGTTGTAGGATTGCAGAGCCAGTTCCGGCAGTAATCGGGTGAAAAAGTGACGGGTTGAGGGAAAAACATGATAGGGATTGCGATAGATGTGAATAAATTTAGCATTTGGCCATAATGCCCGGAGATGCCGAACATAGCCCGTGTAGACCGGATTTTTGATTAACAACGGGCGATCGCCTTGATGAATCGAGACTTTTCGCAATAGGTGCTGGTGGAGCGATCGCCAGATCTCTATCTCGTCTCCCTCATCCTCTACAAAGATCTCTTTGCGGAAATGGGTTTCAAAGTGCTGGGGGAAATAGAGGCCGTGATAGTAGGATGCTGCGCCCATTGTGGCGAGGGGAATGGAGTCCTCTTGGGGCGAGGTGGGCGTGACGGCTACATTATCCACGTAGCGATCCTGGGGTAGGGCTTGCTCTAGCAACGGTTCCAGAGTGTGCACAATCCCTAAAATATCCCAGGGGAGTCCTGTGGCGAGGGGCGTAATGTATCCAAACTGGGGAGACTGCGCCAGCAAGTTATGTAAGTGAGTCGTGCCCGATCGCCAGTAGCCCACAATGAACACCGGATCCGGCATCGGCTTGTGCTGCAACTGTGTCCGGTTAAACATCACTCGCTCTGCGGTTGAGAAAGGCCAGCGGGCGAGGGATACGGCTAGGGCGATCGCTACCTGGGGCACTCGGTTAGGGGCGATCGGCTCATTGTCTCGCAGCAGCTTCAGCAACGTACCGGGCATACTGCCACACAGGGGATGAAAGAGACTCGCCATGAACGCCCCTAACGGCCTCCCGCTTTAGTTCGCATCGCCTGGGTGGCCAGGGTTTTCCCAAAGTCCCACGCCGCTCCAGGAATTCGATGGGCATCGCTGACCACATCGGTTACGCCCTCCACAATCCAGCGGCGATCGTCGTCGTTGAGAATCAGGGGCGGAATAAATTTCACGACGTTCATGCCGTAACCCGCCACCTGGGAGAGAATCCGATGGCGTGTAAATAGCGGCACCGTAATAATCTGGGAAAATAGACCCCGATTTGCTGTCTCCAGCATTTTCCAGGACAGCTTGAGGGTTAAACTCTTGGGTTCTGCGAATTCCAAGGCCATCATCATGCCCAGTCCCCGCACCTCTTTCAGGCACTCATACTGATCCACGAGGGGCTGCAAATCCTCGACAATCTGCCGTCCCATCTGAGCCGCATGGTCAATCCACCCTTCCTTTTCCAGAACCTCCAGGGTAGCCAATCCCGCCGCCATCGCCAGGTTATTTTTCCCAAAGGTACTGCCGTGAACCACCGCCCGATCCATGCGG
Coding sequences:
- a CDS encoding sulfotransferase, with the protein product MASLFHPLCGSMPGTLLKLLRDNEPIAPNRVPQVAIALAVSLARWPFSTAERVMFNRTQLQHKPMPDPVFIVGYWRSGTTHLHNLLAQSPQFGYITPLATGLPWDILGIVHTLEPLLEQALPQDRYVDNVAVTPTSPQEDSIPLATMGAASYYHGLYFPQHFETHFRKEIFVEDEGDEIEIWRSLHQHLLRKVSIHQGDRPLLIKNPVYTGYVRHLRALWPNAKFIHIYRNPYHVFPSTRHFFTRLLPELALQSYNCEQLPIDALILESYPYLMERLKTDTLDLSPNQFAEIRFEDLESKPLEVLEGLFTQLKLPDFETASPHLKLYLDSLRGYRKNDYVLDSETISLIDAHWSAYIEQWGYRAVNPSI